In Spartobacteria bacterium, the genomic window GCGCAGGAAGTGGCAGATATCCGCGACAGCATGAAAGGCGTCACTCTCCCGGGCATTCTGGTGCTGGGGACCAACGGATCACCGGTGCTGAGTGAATCGCTCACGTCGCTGACCGCAGGAACGGACTTTGGTGCGATGACCAACGGTACAACCGCCGTTCATACGCTAACGGTGACCAATACGGGCGAAAATACACTGACGCTTTCCGCTGCGGCACTTAGCGGCGACGGAGCCTCTGCGTTCACTGTTTCGGCGCTGGCCGGCGATATTGAAGAGGGCGGAACCACGAACTTTACCGTGCAGTTTACCGCCGCTGCGTCACAGTGCTATCAGGCCACGCTGCTGATCACCAATAATGCGGCCCAGTCCTATGAACTGGCGTTGTCCGGTCGCGGATTTACAGTCACGCCCAACGATGGCCCGGCTGTGGGCGGAACGTCCATAACCGTGGAAAGCGACCCTCTGGGCGGCGATATTACCAATGTGCTTGTCGGCGGAAAATCGGCCGTCTTCAGCAATCAGACCGCCGGAAGCGTGGCCGTTATGACCCCGTCCGGAAATGGGGCGCAGGATATTGTGATCCAGTCGCCAAGTCTGGGCGATATCACGTTGCCGAACGCCTACCTTTATCATCCGACAGGTTACATCATAAGTGTTGATCCTGCCACATGCACAGAAACCGGCGGAGTGCCTGTTCAGGTGATCGGAACCAATCTGTGCGCGAATGCCGATGATATCGTCAGTGTCTCGCTGTGCGGCGTGGCGGCCACGGTCAATGGCCTCGGTGAAGGCGATAACAATTCACAGGCGATTCAGATAACGGCAGGTGCCGGCGGTGCCGGCATCGGAAACGTGGTGGTGGTTTCCACCCGTTACGGAACCAGTATTCTGAGCAACGGATTTACCTATCTGACCCGTCCGTCCGCTCCGGTGATGCTGCCCGCCACAGATATGGCGGCCACCAGCTTTACCGCCAACTGGAATCCGGCGGCCCATGCCACAGGCTATGTGTTTGAGGCCGCATGGGATGAGTCCTTTACGAACATCGTTTCCGGCTACAGCAACCGCTGGAACGGCGCACTTACAAGCGTGGCGGTTACGAATCTGCTGGAACAGTATTCCAATGTCTATGTGCGGGCTCGCGGCGTGAATGCCATCGGCACCGGAAGCTGGTCGAGCGTGCAGACGGTGCTGCTGCGCAGTACCTTCACCAATGTCGCCGGCGGGCTGGATATGTCCATCATCAATATGACCACCAATTATCAGCAGGGACTGGTCTACGTGGATTATCTCTTCAGTAACAATGCGGCATCCCATAATGTGCTGGCGGAACCTTTCTGGTTCTCCGCACCCAGCAACAGTCTGTACTATCTGGCCAAACCCGATGGAACGGCTCCCGACGGCAATCCCTACGTAAACTGCACCGCGCAGTTTGACGCGAAGCTGGGCGGACAGGCCATGAATCCCGGCGATGCGGTGACGGTGACCAATATTCCGTTCTATTTCTTCACTCTGCAGCGCCAGCAGGTCGACGGTACGCTCTGGGCTTCTCAGCGCGAAGCCTGGTCGGCACCCGTTGCCGCCGACCTAACCATTCGTGTCATCCCCGGTACCAATTATAC contains:
- a CDS encoding choice-of-anchor D domain-containing protein, yielding AQEVADIRDSMKGVTLPGILVLGTNGSPVLSESLTSLTAGTDFGAMTNGTTAVHTLTVTNTGENTLTLSAAALSGDGASAFTVSALAGDIEEGGTTNFTVQFTAAASQCYQATLLITNNAAQSYELALSGRGFTVTPNDGPAVGGTSITVESDPLGGDITNVLVGGKSAVFSNQTAGSVAVMTPSGNGAQDIVIQSPSLGDITLPNAYLYHPTGYIISVDPATCTETGGVPVQVIGTNLCANADDIVSVSLCGVAATVNGLGEGDNNSQAIQITAGAGGAGIGNVVVVSTRYGTSILSNGFTYLTRPSAPVMLPATDMAATSFTANWNPAAHATGYVFEAAWDESFTNIVSGYSNRWNGALTSVAVTNLLEQYSNVYVRARGVNAIGTGSWSSVQTVLLRSTFTNVAGGLDMSIINMTTNYQQGLVYVDYLFSNNAASHNVLAEPFWFSAPSNSLYYLAKPDGTAPDGNPYVNCTAQFDAKLGGQAMNPGDAVTVTNIPFYFFTLQRQQVDGTLWASQREAWSAPVAADLTIRVIPGTNYTGQLTITGDARTPLTYAVLAPATNGNAVITGETDGQFTYYGPTNRGRDTFTFTVSNIDGSSTGTVRVIIQKNSGLPWLQLLLGE